The Nicotiana tomentosiformis chromosome 9, ASM39032v3, whole genome shotgun sequence genome contains the following window.
aatccaccactccttcgaatTTCCAACTAAGTTGCATTCCGACAGCATTGTACACAGATCATCAacgtcatcattcttctccactgtGTTGGCGTGTCCCTTTTTCTGGTcttttttcgggagacgacaatcaggggctttgtgactaGCTTTTCCATAATTGTAGCAGTTACTCTTGAATTTttcttgttctgctccttagtctgttcAGAAGATCTcttcctcttcttactttttggagcagtctcctcaatgATATTAACTCACATAATCGTTGAACTTTCACGAGACTTATTCTCGGCTGTTTTATTATCTTcttcaatcttgagacgaatcacaagatcttccaacttcatttctttatGCTTGTGCTTTAGATAGTTTTTCAAATCTCTCTACGACGGAgataatttttcaatcattgcagccacttgaaatgttTTATTCactaccataccttcagcaataaggtcgtgaAAATAAGTTGAAActcttgaacttgggttccaatggtttcactgtctatcattttatagtctaaaaACTTGGCAACCACAAAGTTTTTCAAACAcacatcttcagtcttgtacttcttaaCAAGTgcatcccataattctttcgaaataTTCATAACATTGCAGACTTTGTACAAGCCATCCTCTAAAATACTTAGGATGTAGCATTTGCAAAGAAAATGTGCTTGTTTCTATGTCTCAACAATCATAAACTTCTCATTGTCTGGCATGTCGGCGGCATGCACTGAAGGGTCTTCACTGGTAAAtatctgcataccaagtgtggtaagccaaaaAAATACccttgctgccatcctttgaagttggctctaGAAAATTTCCCCGATTTTTCGACGTGTGGTACAACAGTTTGGCTTGACAAGGCTATCGTCATTGCCGCAATAGTCGTAGAAGCATTTccattatcaattgccatttctcactgtcaaCAATAGActagttcaattaatggcaaaaaacAGAACAATAAATATTAGTGTAATTAATAATAAACAATACGTTTAATAGACAAAaatcgaagtttttatatactatTTCACAAGAAAACGATGaaatttttatgttcttcaaatcgtttctgaATTTTAATACTTCGATAaaatttttatatcttcaaatcagaaatagaaaaattcagacggagtagaaaaccacaaaggttttaatcTCCAAAGCAGTATACAGattacattataaaaataattttcttaagattgttagtcaaACTGTAATACTATAATATAATAAAACGGTAAATTTTCTGTAATAGAAAAACAGAAATAGAAAATCAGCAGTAACAGAATGTCGAAATAATAAAACAGAAGCTTAAAATTATTTCGGAATGAAATCGAGCCCATTAAATGCATAGTGTATCCTTAAGGAAAtcattcccctcaagtacccgaggtgttggaatattatcctcctagGATAGAACGACTTAACTAACTAGTGTATCGGTACaaaaaaactctgatgaactgcgaaccacttaATGGTTGTAAATCACACTGGAATTTATTTgcgcagaagaagaagaagatcagaaaatttcgtaaagaaagattctgggatcaaggcatatttatagtCATTTTCTAGCACTGCActtttcgttaattaattaaataattgaaagaaattttgtccaaaaagattaatcaatcaatcattgaCCGAAGccaaagccgagccgagcgagcgacgatgacGATGATACAaggcttactttctttccaacctTTTTAACACCAAGGgaagtgctttctcaatataagtacattctcttttctttctaccaccaatgagggacacttgctctttccaaagcaaaaGGGAGCTCACTTTTTTCCCTCTATTTCCCATTCGCCAACTTCAATCCCACAATTACCAACCTTGCCAACATAATAATACTAAACCCATTTCAAAAATTCGGAAAGAAAGTGCAATACGAGTAGTAACTAAGAAAACTGTAACTGTATGCTAGTTTTATATATATTTccactagcgagggctataactGTAATCTGTATATACAATGTGCatcaggtctaacgaacccgccgttAGGTACGGAATCCTTCAAAATACTTATTAACGAACCCTGTAATCACTAGGCTAGATTGTTTGTTATGAAATTAATAAAATACTTATTCATCTAATCCAAAATTCATATTTGTGCTAAATCAAGAGTAACTTATCTTTTCTTGTTTCTAGTTAACGAAACAACTGTTAACAGGCTATGTTGAGTAAATTTAACTTACCTTGTTCTTCCCCACTTTATAAATTCCTTTGTGAAAATAGGTAGAACcttccttcttttttttccttctattctctttgtttattattctttttcttttttggttttgtttttattagtttgttcttcttttttttaattacttAATTGCTCTTATTTAAATATAGGGTATTACAAATATatacttgaaaaaaaaaattaaccttATATATCTAGTATAATTTTCTGCCAAAGGGTTCGCTGAACCCTCTTCCGCCCAAATAGCTCTGTCCGCAGGGGCGGAGCTAGTCCTTTCGATACGGGTTCGGCTGAACCCAGTAACTTTTATCCAAACTCTGTATTTATCTTACAAATTTATTGAATTAtgcacaaattattaatttagaacccagtaacttaaagTAATTAGAATACTAAACCTATAATTTTCAAATCCTGCCTCTGCCTTTGTCCATGGTTGTTATTAAACGAATCCATAGACGGACAGAGGTGATTTTCAATACACACTAATTAGAAATAACTAGTAGTAGTTGGATTAAAAAGGCCGATAATTTTATTGTAAGAAACAGcggggaaaaagaaagaaaaaacgtGTTAGTATCTTGAAAGTCTTGAAACATCAGTCGACTGCCCATGCAACAGATAAACATACATTGCAAATGAATTTTTTCATTGTGATTCTTTTGACTGAAATTTAGGCAGATAAACATACATTGGAAAAGTTCGGACCATAATGTTTTAGGTTAAAGTCTACGAAAACAAAACTATAAGAGCTCCAATATTGAGTCAGAGCCAACAATACTGCAGACCCTGAGTGTAAAAACTAGAGAGTCAATTTGCTCTGAGACTTGTTAGATAAAAAATAGCAGAATATGGGGAACGAAATAATCCTTGATAATGTAGTCACTGTCTTTAAAGTATTTAAGTCTCTCATTTTCGTTGCCAGAATTGCTCTAGAATTCTACAAAGCCTATGAAATTCGAGTACTAACAATTAACTTGAATTTTCACTAAAAGAAACTTTGTGAATTGCAGATAGAGCAGGAAAACTGTTGCTTTCTGCTGTGTTTCATTTTGGAGAGGAAAGTGGGTATTTCTGTTAGACTTAACCCTTGCCATCAGGCACCTTTTTAAAAACCAACAGGCACCTTTTTAGTTTAAATAAATTGTTTAAAccgtttttatcatttaaaaacatttttattaaataatgaaaataataggtgactaaaaatattaattttggaCTACTTAATTAGCCCAAGGCACAAATGCTCAATCTTGACTATTAATAATATAGTCAAATTCTATTTTCTCTccaaaatatctttcaaaatattcaaaCCATGTAAGAcaaattctttctttctttatttttccgGGGAGGGACAAGTTTCCTCCCCTTAAAAGCTAACCTATCAACACTAACTAATCTAACAAAACTTAATTCCACGTCAAAATGAGATGAAAAACTTAGGGCAGATAAAGTTGGAGCAacagtaaagttgtctccgtgtgacctacaTGCGTGGacgcagccactaatgcttgcattaggctAAGTTATCTACATCACACTCGTAGGGGGTGCGACCCTTCACCGGATCCTACCTGGAGGCGTCTTTTGGACTCAATTCACTGTGAGACTTAAACAAATTCCACATCTGAATGGGAGGGAAAATATGGGGCCTTTAAGGGCGCATTCAGGAATTCAACTATAGGACAATGCCTCGACAGTTATGCCTGGGCGTTACTGCTTTGATGCATACTGGTGTGTCAATGACGAAAGATACATGATCAACGTTAAACTCAATTATGGTATATTGTTAGTAGAGAACTAAATAGACAGGTCTTACTTCACTTTCTGCAATATTTCGTGAAGCAAATCCCATCATCTGAGTTTCTATGGGTATATTCATTGGGCTATTCAGTCAAATTCCTACCATTTCTGTTCTTTGTATCCTTTTTCTTGTCATTCAATTGGAAATGTTTGAAGTTAGAGTCGTTTTAACCCCATATTGTGGGGTGAGCATGTGAGAATGCTGAAATGATGTATTTTGATAGGTAACTTATCCAAACATGATGGAATTTTTTGTGTTCCTTGGAGCTGATACGGAGATCTCCGATATGTCATTTTCAGTGAGCTTAGACCATGGCCATGGTTGCGAATGGGGTACCCGAAATGGATTCTCTAGTTTGTTTGCACAGAAGAAAAATGTGTTGAATCCATACTTTTGGCAAATGATTAGAGAAATTAGCAAGTTCAAGCAGGATGTCACAAGGTACTAACAACTTATTTATCTTTATATATGTGACTACTTATCATTAATCAATTCCATTGACCAATTTGTTGATTTTCTGATCTCATTAGAAATTTAGAGCACAGAGTCTCTTTGTTCATTTGAACATCATGCATTTGATTAAAATGGACTAAATCGTTCTGTTTTGTACGCTTTCTTTATATATGTGTCAAGGAAAGAGCTATCTCCAATGAAGTTTATTTTGTAACGAATACTTTTCTGACTGCATTGCAGCTACCTTGAAGCACTTGACAACAATCCTGACATTGATTGCGACAAAACAATAGGGCAATTTATTAAGTCACATGGCTATTCAGAGTTATTTCAGAAGTCTTATCTGGTGACATGCTGTTTGTCGTAGTTCTTGATTTTGATATATATACTTGTATTGCCCTTTTTGTTCATTCAACTATTGTCGAAGCAATTTACACATATGTTTAACAGATTCCAATATGCTCTTCAATTTGGTCATGCCCCTCGGAAGGAGTAATGGGCTTTTCTGCTTATTCCATTCTTTCATTCTTCCGCGACCACCATCTTCTTCAGGTTTCTTTTTCTCTTATCTACTGTTCAATTAGCATACATCGTGTGTAGATTACATATATCATTTTATTGTCTTTGTGCCAAAGGGTGCTTTTGTTTCTTTCTTTACAGCTCTTTAGTCTCCCTCAATTGCTCACTGTAAGATGGAAATCATATGCATATGTAAACAAGGTGATTTTCTTAATTCATAGATACCTCGAAGTTTTTACTATTTTTCTGAGGAAAACTTCAGGCAATTACCACTTTTCACTTTCTTGCATGATTTGTTATGTTAAGCATATATCATCCTTGAGAATGATTTGATGGGGGCACTGGATTCAGGTTAAGGAGGATCTGGAGAAGAGAGGCTGCCAAATAAGAACTGGTTGTGAAGTAAATTTTGTATCGACAAATGAAGAAGGTCTAACTTGATTTTATTTATGGCTTCTTGCAAGAGTTCACTGTGCTGTTTCTTTTATCTTAATAGTAGATAGGCATATATCTGTTGGGAAACGGATAGGCTATTTTACCTGAGGGCAATTTATAAATGAAAAACTCTCTTTCATTTTATGTGTTGAAAATGGTCCTTTGGAAAGGTAAAACCAGAAATGATGAAGATGGTTTTCATTGATATCTATTAGTGTAACACGATGGTGTCTGGGATAGCTTGCACACACCTCAACTATTCCATCGGGTGACTGTTACCTCCCATCAGCACAGGTACGGGGTTGCTCTTCCGCCAAGGCTTAGGCGCAGGTGGGAAGAAATCATGTACTGATTTTAGTCTGTGTCGGGATTTGAACCCTGGTCTCCAAAGTTTGCACCACCTCATTGACCACTATAAGAACATGTGTTTTTTAGTTTATATTCATTTTATGATATTGTTTCAAGTGATAGTGGTCTAGATAGAGCTTATTTTGGTGCTCATCCAAGGGGAAAACTTCAATCAGCTGCATTGTGTTACCATCACATAGCTACGAACTGCTCATGATTCTAACTGTAAAAGAAAGAGCCCGTGCAGGTTGTACCATAGCTTGCAATGATGGTGCCAAAGAAGTATATGATGGATGCGTAATGGCTGGACATGCTCCAGATACTCTGAAAATGTTAGGCAAAGAGGCAACATATGATGAAACAAGAATTCTGGGTGCTTTCCAGTATATCTGTAGGTACTTTCGACTCCTGTACAGTATAGAGCTCCTCTAAGTAATGGTAATAAATGTATAGCCATGTTCCTATTTGTATTTTCTGTTACCAGAGGAGCTCTATTTTGTGCTTTAGTGAAGTTAGGTTAAAATGCATGTTTTAATGGTGGCTGGTTGTAGTCAATGTAACAGCTACAACCTGCTGATTTCTGAGCTAATATGACAATCGTACTGGAGATCATGATCAATATAGTTAGTAATGCTACCTCACGAGCACTACATAATCTTGAAAAAGCCCTATTTCTTATTTCTCTTGCTGCCTGGTTCGAAAGAAGTGAGTTGGTGGATTGGACCATAGTCTTAATAAGATTTATGATGTTGCAAAAATCATTTTTTCTTCCTCTACGACAGTGATATTTTCCTTCATCGTGACAAAACATTCCTGCCTCGCGACCCAGCAGCATGGAGTGCTTTGAACTTTCTTGGAACCATGAATAGTAGAGGAAGCATGACATATTGGCTCAATATAATCCAGGTGTGTTATGCAATACAGTGATTTAAGACCTTATATAGAAAGTAGAAGATAATGTTCTTCAGCCGGGAAGTCTTTTCTCTATTTAACTATCCTCTTATCTTTGAAATGTATAAACCTACAGAACCTTGGTGGGACGGAGCAACCTTATTGCGTAACTCTTAATCCTCCTCACACACCAGAACATACGATGCTTAAGTGGACCACAGGCCACCCAGTACCCTCAGTTGCTGCATCGATAGCTTCATCCGAGCTACATCAAATCCAAGGGAAGAGAGGAATATGGTTTTGTGGAGCATATCAAGGTATGAATCTCCTTTTATGCAGAGTACGGAGAGTTGCTTCAAGATGGAAATTCCTTTGTAACCTTCTATCTTGCCTAGTGTTGAGTGTGCGAACAAAGTCCCACATTGGTAGCTGGAAAAAAAAGGAAGCGACATATAAGTTGTAGGGATACTCTTAATGGTGTGAGGCCTTTTGGAGAAAACTGCGCGAGCTTGGCCCAAAGTGGACTCCGGACTTTTGATAGTTCTCTCCTGGCTCTTCACGGATAAAATGACTCCGATACTATTTAGATGAAATAGCCCTAAGCCGTTGGGATTAAGGGGACTAAACCAGCAGTCAAGCTGTCTTTGCAAAGAGAGATTCATtcccttttttgtttttctttccgtTTCAACTTGATGCCAGTGAGTGAGCACAAGATCCTAGTGCCTTGGTCTATACACTGTTTTTTTCCGCATAAGGTTAAAGGAAAACAACTGCTAATGCTTGTAGCTTGAGTTGTTCTGACTTTAGTCTTTCCTTCCCTTTAGTGCAGACTCTATTTTCCGCTTTGAGTTTCACTGCTTATTGATGTATATTTATTGCAATACGTTCAGGCTATGGCTTACATGAGGATGGACTAAAGGTAGTACTACTTCTGCTAATAACTTGAACTATACCTTACTCTGAAAGCAATTTGGAGTCTTTTCTAGCTTTTGTTGTCCCTTTGTTGTCATGTGGATGATTATCTATTTGCTCCTCCTCAGGCGGGTGTGACTGCTGCAGATGGCGTACTTAGAAGGAATTGTAGTATTCTGGACAATCCCAAACACATGGTACCAACCTGGCCTGAAACAGGAGCACGTCTCCTCGTTACTAGATTTCTCAAAAGTTTCATTGAAACAGGATGCATAATGTGAGTGATAATAGTTTCACTTTGTATTGCTTTAATCCTAAAATAGTAGCAGATACATATCTAACATCTTGTTTATTTCCATCTATCCTATttcttattttatcacatttggtCTTAATTATTCATGCTGAAAATGTTGTACTCGCGCATATTTGAGTTTCTTTTTTCTAATATTGGATTGTAACTTCATAAATTTTTTGTTACACAGCTTGTTGGAAAATGGAGGTACAATTTTCACCTTCCAAGGAACAGACAAGAAATGCTCTCTCAAAGTTTCTCTTAGAGTTCATAGTACACAGTTTTACTGGAAGGTAACTTGAAAGTTTCTTTTGCCCCCAACAAgtagggcagcccggtgcactaagctcccgctatgcgcggtgTCCgtggaagggccggaccacaagggtctattgtacacagccttaccctacatttttgcaagaggttgtttccacgatTCGaatccgtgacctcctggtcacatggcagcaactttaccagttacgccaaggcttcTCTTCCTGCCCCCTACAAGTAATTGAGCGATAAAgccaaaaagaaaagttaaaagtTTCCCAATTTAGACAAATCCTGTGATATAGATAATTTGTTGCAGGTTGCAACTCAAGGTGACTTAGGCCTTGCAGATGCTTTTATTCATGGGGATTTCTCTTTCGTCGACAAGAATGAAGGTCTTCTTAATCTTTTCATGGTAAGAAAATGACTCAATGTCTTTGTAAATAGCTATTGGTTTGTACTTAACTTCCTGAAATTCCTTTTCAGATATTTGTTGCCAACAGAGATTTGAAAGCATCAGTCACAAGGTCTAGTAAGAAAAGGTAAGTAGTTtattaaaactgaaattaggaaatTGCAACTTAGTTCATACGTTAAAAATTATTTGTTACTTTGTTCTCCAGAGGCTGGTGGACACCACTGCTTTCTACAGCAGCATTATCATCGGCAAAATATTTCATTCAACATGTTTCAAATCAAAACACCCTGACAAAGGCTCGACGGAATATCTCTCGCCATTATGACCTGGTAATTAAATAACTTGCATCTTATATCAGCCAAAGTATGTAACAGATGTCAAAGATCACTATTGAAATAGAAGTTACTTAGTCCTGCGTATATTTTTTATTGTAGATTAATCTCTTCCTTCTGTTTTCATGTAATTTTCTCTGTTTAAAATAGGCTGCAAGATTAATCAGCATTGTGTTAACTTTTTGTTCAGAGTAATGAACTCTTCTCACTCTTTCTGGATGAGACAATGACATACTCATGTGCAATATTCAAGGTTAGCTCTCAAATTTTTTAATGCTTGCCACCTTTTTTTCGCCTTATAATTTTAAACTACATTCCTGTTTTTTATAATCTCATTCCCTATCGTTACTGCTTCCCTTTACATGGATTCTTCTCTTTACAtgtttttcttgagccgagggtctatcggaaacaatctctctatcttcacaaggtaggggtaaggtctgtgttcACACTACCTCCCCATACCCACCCGTGAGACCACACTGGATTTGTTGTTGTATAATCTCATTCCTTGGTGTTTAAttttctttcttgatttttgtaGAGTGAGAATGAAGACCTGAAAGTTGCACAGCTTAGAAAGATTTCTCTTCTCATCAAAAAGGTAAGTGATCAAGTAAGTAAAAATCACACCCCTTTCGACATAAATTTCAGGCCTAATTTGATTCTGCTTCTATTTTATTTAGGCTAAAATTAGCAAGGAACATCACATTTTAGAGATTGGATTTGGTTGGGGAAGTTTGGCTGTTGAAGTAGTCAAGCAAACAGGATGTAAATATACTGGTGTAACTCTCTCCGAGCAGCAACTAAAGTATGCACAATCAATAGTTCAACAAGCAGGCCTTCAGGTGTAGTACTTACAATGTCTATTGTAAAGCTAGGGTTATCTACAATATTCAATTCAATGAAACTTTTTTACAGGATCAAATAACATTTCTCCTATGTGACTATCGCCAAATGCCAAATAACTACAAATATGACAGGATTATATCATGGTGAGGTTTTATCCGTCTACGTCTGGATATATTGTATTACTCATTACATGTCGAGCCTATGTTTTTTTTCATCTACTCTCtagtcgagggtctatcagaaatagTCCCTTTGCCctttcagggtaggggtaaggtctacgtatacATTActctcctcagaccccacttgtgggaactcagtgggtttgttgttgttgttgttgttgtactcattaCATGTCGAGCAAGTGTTAAAATTGTACTAATGATCATTTTCAGCGGGATGTTAGAACATGTTGGTCATGATTTCATAGGGGAATTCTTTTCTTGCTGTGAAACTGCGCTGGCAGAGGATGGGCTTCTAGTTGTACAGGTAATGAATTAAAGTGGCCTCTTAACACATTCCACTTTGTTCACTTTTCCTTTCAAATTTTTTATGCTGATTTTCAAAGTGTTGGCTTTCCTTAGTTCATTTCAATACCAGACGAGAGATACGAAGAATACAGGCGGAGCTCAGACTTCATAAAAGAGTATATATTCCCAGGTGGATGCTTGCCTGCACTAAATCGAGTAACATCAGCTATGGCTGCAGCATCCAGACTATGGTAACAAAGATTTCATTTTGTGAATTTGCACCAGCACGCTTGTCacattttgttgttgttgttactacttGTGGCCAATGCTTCTTTTCATCTACTCTCTAGCCTaaagtctatcggaaacagcatcTCTGCtcttccagggtaggggtaaggtctgtgtacacattaccctccccagaccccgctTGTGGGAACTCACTGGGATTGTTGttattgtcgttgttgttgttatgcttgTCACATTTTCAGAAGCATTTCTTTCTGAAAGCATTTGATAAATGATATAAATGCTGTGTAGTGCACCTGGAAGAGATAGGAATTCACTACTATCAGACGTTGAGATGTTGGCGAGAAAAATTCTTGAAAAATCAAAGGTAACAAGATCAAAATAAGTCCAGAATGGTCCTTGTAGCTTGATCAGTTTTAAATGCTTATACTTGACTATTGATAACTGTGTCACTAGCCAAATTCGTGCTTTGGGATTCGACGACAAGTTCATACGAACATGGGAGTACTACTTTGATTACTGTGCTGCTGGATTCAAAACGTGCACACTAGGAGATTATCAGGTATATGCTGATAAATCTTTGAAAACTTAAGCAGTCCAAGTAGAGACATGACTCCTATTTATTAAATTATGTCTTCAATAGTAAATACATGCATTTATCCATTATCTTTTTACAAGAAATCTTGAAACTATCTCACTAAATCTGAGAAGTAAGTAAAACAACTTATAAAGGGTGCTTCTATCTTGTAGATTGTATTCTCAAGGCCAGGCAATGTTGCAGTTTTTGGTGATCCTTACAATGGTGTGCCTTCAGCTTATTAAAGTTTCTTTGTTTGGAATATTGGAACACAACAATTAAGCCAGATGTGTGTCAATGGTGTTGGGCTAGACCGGCACAAAGATACTTTTAAAATGGTGTGCTTCAACTTATATTGAGAAGTGCTTTTTGTAAAAGTGTTCTTTATtgagaaacagtttgtgtttggatAAATTAATTTTCATTTTTGTGAATTTCGAAAAT
Protein-coding sequences here:
- the LOC104084479 gene encoding uncharacterized protein isoform X2; its protein translation is MKVAVVGAGISGLVCAYELAKSGVKVVVYEKEDYLGGHAKTVTVDGVHLDLGFMFFNQVTYPNMMEFFVFLGADTEISDMSFSVSLDHGHGCEWGTRNGFSSLFAQKKNVLNPYFWQMIREISKFKQDVTSYLEALDNNPDIDCDKTIGQFIKSHGYSELFQKSYLIPICSSIWSCPSEGVMGFSAYSILSFFRDHHLLQLFSLPQLLTVRWKSYAYVNKVKEDLEKRGCQIRTGCEVNFVSTNEEGCTIACNDGAKEVYDGCVMAGHAPDTLKMLGKEATYDETRILGAFQYICSDIFLHRDKTFLPRDPAAWSALNFLGTMNSRGSMTYWLNIIQNLGGTEQPYCVTLNPPHTPEHTMLKWTTGHPVPSVAASIASSELHQIQGKRGIWFCGAYQGYGLHEDGLKAGVTAADGVLRRNCSILDNPKHMVPTWPETGARLLVTRFLKSFIETGCIILLENGGTIFTFQGTDKKCSLKVSLRVHSTQFYWKVATQGDLGLADAFIHGDFSFVDKNEGLLNLFMIFVANRDLKASVTRSSKKRGWWTPLLSTAALSSAKYFIQHVSNQNTLTKARRNISRHYDLSNELFSLFLDETMTYSCAIFKSENEDLKVAQLRKISLLIKKAKISKEHHILEIGFGWGSLAVEVVKQTGCKYTGVTLSEQQLKYAQSIVQQAGLQDQITFLLCDYRQMPNNYKYDRIISCGMLEHVGHDFIGEFFSCCETALAEDGLLVVQFISIPDERYEEYRRSSDFIKEYIFPGGCLPALNRVTSAMAAASRLCVVHLEEIGIHYYQTLRCWREKFLKNQSQIRVLGFDDKFIRTWEYYFDYCAAGFKTRAIGNYQIVFSRPGNIAAFGDPYSAVPSAS
- the LOC104084479 gene encoding uncharacterized protein isoform X8, yielding MKVAVVGAGISGLVCAYELAKSGVKVVVYEKEDYLGGHAKTVTVDGVHLDLGFMFFNQVTYPNMMEFFVFLGADTEISDMSFSVSLDHGHGCEWGTRNGFSSLFAQKKNVLNPYFWQMIREISKFKQDVTSYLEALDNNPDIDCDKTIGQFIKSHGYSELFQKSYLIPICSSIWSCPSEGVMGFSAYSILSFFRDHHLLQLFSLPQLLTVRWKSYAYVNKVKEDLEKRGCQIRTGCEVNFVSTNEEGCTIACNDGAKEVYDGCVMAGHAPDTLKMLGKEATYDETRILGAFQYICSDIFLHRDKTFLPRDPAAWSALNFLGTMNSRGSMTYWLNIIQNLGGTEQPYCVTLNPPHTPEHTMLKWTTGHPVPSVAASIASSELHQIQGKRGIWFCGAYQGYGLHEDGLKAGVTAADGVLRRNCSILDNPKHMVPTWPETGARLLVTRFLKSFIETGCIILLENGGTIFTFQGTDKKCSLKVSLRVHSTQFYWKVATQGDLGLADAFIHGDFSFVDKNEGLLNLFMIFVANRDLKASVTRSSKKRGWWTPLLSTAALSSAKYFIQHVSNQNTLTKARRNISRHYDLSNELFSLFLDETMTYSCAIFKSENEDLKVAQLRKISLLIKKAKISKEHHILEIGFGWGSLAVEVVKQTGCKYTGVTLSEQQLKYAQSIVQQAGLQDQITFLLCDYRQMPNNYKYDRIISCGMLEHVGHDFIGEFFSCCETALAEDGLLVVQFISIPDERYEEYRRSSDFIKEYIFPGGCLPALNRVTSAMAAASRLCAPGRDRNSLLSDVEMLARKILEKSKPNSCFGIRRQVHTNMGVLL
- the LOC104084479 gene encoding uncharacterized protein isoform X7; the encoded protein is MKVAVVGAGISGLVCAYELAKSGVKVVVYEKEDYLGGHAKTVTVDGVHLDLGFMFFNQVTYPNMMEFFVFLGADTEISDMSFSVSLDHGHGCEWGTRNGFSSLFAQKKNVLNPYFWQMIREISKFKQDVTSYLEALDNNPDIDCDKTIGQFIKSHGYSELFQKSYLIPICSSIWSCPSEGVMGFSAYSILSFFRDHHLLQLFSLPQLLTVRWKSYAYVNKVKEDLEKRGCQIRTGCEVNFVSTNEEGCTIACNDGAKEVYDGCVMAGHAPDTLKMLGKEATYDETRILGAFQYICSDIFLHRDKTFLPRDPAAWSALNFLGTMNSRGSMTYWLNIIQNLGGTEQPYCVTLNPPHTPEHTMLKWTTGHPVPSVAASIASSELHQIQGKRGIWFCGAYQGYGLHEDGLKAGVTAADGVLRRNCSILDNPKHMVPTWPETGARLLVTRFLKSFIETGCIILLENGGTIFTFQGTDKKCSLKVSLRVHSTQFYWKVATQGDLGLADAFIHGDFSFVDKNEGLLNLFMIFVANRDLKASVTRSSKKRGWWTPLLSTAALSSAKYFIQHVSNQNTLTKARRNISRHYDLSNELFSLFLDETMTYSCAIFKSENEDLKVAQLRKISLLIKKAKISKEHHILEIGFGWGSLAVEVVKQTGCKYTGVTLSEQQLKYAQSIVQQAGLQDQITFLLCDYRQMPNNYKYDRIISCGMLEHVGHDFIGEFFSCCETALAEDGLLVVQFISIPDERYEEYRRSSDFIKEYIFPGGCLPALNRVTSAMAAASRLCAPGRDRNSLLSDVEMLARKILEKSKPNSCFGIRRQVHQDMGVLL
- the LOC104084479 gene encoding uncharacterized protein isoform X3, which gives rise to MKVAVVGAGISGLVCAYELAKSGVKVVVYEKEDYLGGHAKTVTVDGVHLDLGFMFFNQVTYPNMMEFFVFLGADTEISDMSFSVSLDHGHGCEWGTRNGFSSLFAQKKNVLNPYFWQMIREISKFKQDVTSYLEALDNNPDIDCDKTIGQFIKSHGYSELFQKSYLIPICSSIWSCPSEGVMGFSAYSILSFFRDHHLLQLFSLPQLLTVRWKSYAYVNKVKEDLEKRGCQIRTGCEVNFVSTNEEGCTIACNDGAKEVYDGCVMAGHAPDTLKMLGKEATYDETRILGAFQYICSDIFLHRDKTFLPRDPAAWSALNFLGTMNSRGSMTYWLNIIQNLGGTEQPYCVTLNPPHTPEHTMLKWTTGHPVPSVAASIASSELHQIQGKRGIWFCGAYQGYGLHEDGLKAGVTAADGVLRRNCSILDNPKHMVPTWPETGARLLVTRFLKSFIETGCIILLENGGTIFTFQGTDKKCSLKVSLRVHSTQFYWKVATQGDLGLADAFIHGDFSFVDKNEGLLNLFMIFVANRDLKASVTRSSKKRGWWTPLLSTAALSSAKYFIQHVSNQNTLTKARRNISRHYDLSNELFSLFLDETMTYSCAIFKSENEDLKVAQLRKISLLIKKAKISKEHHILEIGFGWGSLAVEVVKQTGCKYTGVTLSEQQLKYAQSIVQQAGLQDQITFLLCDYRQMPNNYKYDRIISCGMLEHVGHDFIGEFFSCCETALAEDGLLVVQFISIPDERYEEYRRSSDFIKEYIFPGGCLPALNRVTSAMAAASRLCVVHLEEIGIHYYQTLRCWREKFLKNQSQIRALGFDDKFIRTWEYYFDYCAAGFKTCTLGDYQIVFSRPGNVAVFGDPYNGVPSAY